A stretch of Cynocephalus volans isolate mCynVol1 chromosome 9, mCynVol1.pri, whole genome shotgun sequence DNA encodes these proteins:
- the MUC7 gene encoding mucin-7 translates to MDQRVAPTHSQRRPAMEFQQQPTLFSEGQRKKHGLQHRRNHPHRSQLHYKLPHRFELPPPQNPFAKKFFHVDPRKPYRHKLTHSPIKSPKYPQYPRPHKFPVKNNTVVSNNTSGAVTQAPSVNPTFALAHNATTTPARGNDVPTGSSVPPLKTTAAPPAPSPAPSETPAAPPSSSPDPPETTAAPPSSSPDPPETTAAPPSSSPDPLETTAAPPSSSPDPPETTAAPPSSSPDALETTAAPITTPDSSPTTLAPETTDTPTTQAANPQQETSSSEEEISQLFLRLKDLLNLIFYYIVR, encoded by the exons ATGGACCAGAGAGTGGCACCAACCCACAGCCAGAGAAGACCAGCCATGGAGTTCCAGCAACAACCTACTTTG tTCAGTGAAGGTCAAAGAAAGAAGCATGGACTACAGCACAGAAGGAATCATCCCCATCGATCCCAACTTCACTACAAATTACCACATCGTTTTGAATTACCACCTCCTCAAAATCCATTTGCTAAAAAGTTTTTCCATGTTGATCCACGCAAACCCTATAGACATAAGCTTACACATTCACCTATTAAATCCCCCAAATACCCACAATATCCCAGACCACATAAGTTTCCAGTTAAAAATAACACCGTGGTCAGCAATAACACCTCAGGAGCCGTCACCCAAGCCCCATCTGTGAATCCCACATTTGCTCTTGCTCACAATGCTACCACAACACCTGCAAGAGGAAACGATGTCCCCACAGGCTCTTCTGTACCCCCCCTGAAGACCACAGCTGCCCCACCTGCACCTTCCCCAGCTCCATCTGAGACCCCAGCTGCACCACCTTCATCTTCTCCAGATCCACCGGAGACCACAGCTGCCCCACCTTCATCTTCTCCAGATCCACCGGAGACCACAGCTGCCCCACCTTCATCTTCTCCAGATCCACTGGAGACCACAGCTGCCCCACCTTCATCTTCTCCAGATCCACCGGAGACCACAGCTGCCCCACCTTCATCTTCTCCAGATGCACTGGAGACCACAGCTGCCCCAATTACCACACCTGATTCTTCCCCAACTACTCTTGCACCTGAAACAACAGATACACCCACAACCCAAGCTGCTAATCCTCAACAAGAGACTTCGTCTTCCGAAGAAGAAATTTCCCAACTTTTTCTAAGATTAAAAGATCTACTGAacctaattttttattatatagtgAGATAA